The following proteins come from a genomic window of Geomonas sp. RF6:
- a CDS encoding flippase: MNEEQKACVETDGGAASDRMWVRYLPLFLRKRFQSRHVFQEAVENSGWLVGDKLLRMGIGLLVGVWVARYLGPAQFGIMSYAGSVAGLAGAIAGLGIDSIVIRDLVRYPERSDEFLGTAFVLRFFSGLVCYLVMLGIVIAIKPGETLTHVIVAIIGWTLTIGAFDTADLWFQSKVMSKYVVYARSAGFLISALVRLVLIFAKASLVAFAVTNLVEIGIGAIALLYAYYRKNGCLRRWKARLPLAKELVHSGWPVLLGGIVSMICLRVDQVILGQISNPKELGVYAAAVRVAELWFFLPSAIIASVFPNIIKAKEVDEEEFYKRLQKLFNFLAFAGYAVAIPVTFLGPFVINLLYGKAYSGAAPMLIILIWSDLFINLAMARGAYLFAMNWTWILLGVNAVAAVVNIALNLVLIPHYGGTGAAVASLLSYWVSAHGVCFLIKPLRRGGQMMTRALLWPKFW; encoded by the coding sequence GTGAACGAGGAACAGAAAGCTTGTGTCGAGACGGATGGCGGAGCAGCGTCCGACCGGATGTGGGTCCGTTATCTTCCACTTTTCCTGCGCAAGCGATTCCAGAGTCGACACGTCTTTCAGGAGGCGGTGGAGAATAGCGGGTGGCTCGTGGGTGACAAGCTCCTGCGGATGGGGATAGGCCTTCTTGTCGGCGTATGGGTTGCTCGCTATCTCGGGCCCGCGCAGTTCGGAATCATGAGCTACGCAGGATCCGTAGCAGGGCTTGCTGGTGCTATTGCCGGTCTCGGCATCGACAGCATAGTCATCCGCGACCTCGTGAGGTATCCGGAAAGGAGCGATGAGTTCCTCGGTACAGCATTTGTGTTGCGCTTTTTCTCTGGGCTTGTCTGCTACCTTGTGATGTTGGGCATTGTCATCGCCATCAAGCCGGGGGAGACGCTGACCCATGTCATCGTGGCGATAATAGGCTGGACCCTCACCATCGGCGCCTTCGACACCGCGGACCTTTGGTTCCAGTCGAAGGTGATGTCGAAGTACGTGGTCTATGCCAGGAGCGCAGGATTTCTCATCTCCGCGCTAGTCAGGCTCGTCCTGATTTTCGCCAAAGCCTCCCTCGTCGCATTCGCGGTTACCAACCTTGTAGAAATTGGCATCGGCGCCATCGCCTTGCTCTATGCCTACTACCGGAAGAACGGCTGTCTCAGGAGGTGGAAGGCAAGGCTTCCCCTGGCGAAGGAACTGGTGCACAGCGGGTGGCCCGTCCTTCTGGGTGGGATAGTCTCCATGATTTGCCTCCGCGTCGACCAAGTGATACTGGGGCAGATCAGCAACCCTAAAGAACTCGGAGTATATGCGGCGGCCGTGAGGGTAGCGGAGCTTTGGTTTTTTCTCCCTTCCGCTATCATCGCGTCGGTCTTTCCGAACATCATCAAGGCAAAAGAGGTAGACGAGGAGGAGTTTTACAAGAGGCTGCAAAAGCTCTTCAACTTTCTCGCCTTCGCCGGGTACGCAGTTGCAATCCCGGTGACCTTCCTCGGGCCATTCGTGATCAACCTGCTGTACGGCAAGGCGTACTCAGGCGCCGCGCCAATGCTCATCATTCTCATTTGGAGCGACCTCTTCATCAACCTGGCCATGGCACGCGGTGCGTACCTCTTCGCCATGAACTGGACATGGATACTCCTGGGTGTGAATGCGGTCGCTGCCGTGGTGAACATAGCGCTCAACCTGGTCCTCATCCCGCACTACGGCGGGACCGGGGCAGCTGTCGCCTCACTTCTCTCGTACTGGGTGTCGGCTCATGGTGTGTGCTTCCTGATAAAGCCACTCCGCAGGGGCGGGCAAATGATGACACGGGCACTTTTGTGGCCCAAATTCTGGTAA
- a CDS encoding acetyltransferase, with the protein MTGTRPKLVVWGASGHARVVADIVRLERRFTLEGFIDNIEPQPRQFLGLPVFTGTRIVQTLKERGVTHVIFGFGNCSARLKLSAEMREAGFSIATAVHPQAVVAADAVVGEGTVIAAGAVVNSGSNVGENVIVNTRASVDHDCVIADGAHICPGVTLGGWVVIGRAAWVGIGSTVKDRVTIGAGALVGAGSVVLRDVPDGVVAYGVPARIHSEAEGL; encoded by the coding sequence ATGACCGGGACGAGACCTAAATTAGTCGTATGGGGCGCTTCAGGTCATGCGCGCGTCGTCGCTGACATAGTTAGACTGGAGCGCCGCTTCACCCTTGAAGGCTTCATTGACAACATTGAGCCGCAGCCACGGCAGTTTCTGGGGCTGCCCGTTTTTACCGGCACCCGCATAGTGCAAACCCTCAAGGAGCGCGGTGTGACGCACGTCATCTTCGGGTTCGGCAACTGCTCAGCACGCCTCAAGCTATCGGCGGAAATGCGTGAGGCAGGCTTCTCAATCGCCACCGCAGTCCACCCGCAAGCTGTAGTGGCCGCTGACGCAGTGGTAGGGGAAGGGACGGTCATCGCAGCAGGGGCGGTAGTTAATTCAGGCTCCAACGTTGGCGAGAATGTCATCGTCAACACTCGTGCGAGTGTCGACCACGACTGCGTGATAGCCGACGGAGCGCATATCTGTCCTGGAGTTACTCTTGGCGGTTGGGTAGTGATCGGCAGGGCCGCGTGGGTGGGAATCGGATCGACTGTTAAGGATAGAGTAACGATCGGTGCCGGCGCCTTGGTCGGCGCCGGTTCTGTCGTGCTGCGCGACGTCCCGGACGGGGTCGTTGCCTACGGCGTTCCCGCCCGAATACATAGTGAGGCAGAAGGACTGTGA
- a CDS encoding DegT/DnrJ/EryC1/StrS family aminotransferase yields MKEEEKISVSPVTPTFPEKLHVGRPNLGDRDRFLARVGDMFDRNWLTNNGPLVQELEQKLAEMLGVRHCIALCNATIALEITARALGLHGEVIVPSFTFVATAHSLQWQGITPVFADIDRKTQTLDPASVERMITPRTTGIIGVHVWGRPCHVEALQEIADRRNLKLIYDAAHAFGCSHGGKMIGRFGNAEVFSFHATKFFNTFEGGAVTTNDDELAEKIRLMKNFGFSGYDNVIYIGTNGKMTEICAAMGLTCLESLDNVIEINRRNYRSYIQGLAGLPGLHPVVYDEAEKCNFQYIVFEVDEAVAGISRDKLVEVLHSHNVMARRYFYPGCHRMEPYRSYFPHSHLLLPNTERLSETVMSLPNGTSVGVTEVGKICQIIRRAILGNV; encoded by the coding sequence ATGAAAGAAGAAGAGAAAATTAGCGTTTCTCCCGTTACCCCTACTTTCCCCGAAAAACTCCATGTGGGGCGTCCAAACCTCGGCGACCGTGACCGTTTTCTCGCCCGTGTCGGCGACATGTTCGATCGCAACTGGCTCACGAACAATGGCCCTTTAGTGCAGGAACTCGAGCAGAAGCTCGCGGAGATGCTCGGGGTGCGCCACTGCATCGCGTTGTGCAATGCCACGATTGCGCTGGAGATAACGGCTCGAGCCCTGGGGCTTCATGGAGAGGTAATCGTTCCCTCTTTCACGTTTGTCGCCACCGCTCACTCCCTGCAGTGGCAGGGAATAACTCCTGTCTTTGCGGACATTGACCGGAAGACGCAGACTCTCGATCCAGCTTCCGTTGAACGTATGATTACTCCGCGTACCACTGGGATAATCGGGGTACATGTATGGGGTCGGCCTTGTCACGTCGAGGCACTCCAGGAAATAGCAGACCGCCGCAACCTCAAGCTGATTTATGATGCCGCACATGCTTTCGGCTGCTCCCACGGGGGAAAGATGATAGGCAGGTTCGGGAATGCTGAGGTTTTTAGCTTCCACGCGACGAAGTTTTTCAACACGTTTGAAGGTGGCGCCGTTACCACTAACGACGACGAACTTGCGGAAAAGATCCGCCTGATGAAGAACTTCGGGTTCTCCGGTTACGATAACGTCATCTACATTGGGACCAATGGCAAGATGACTGAAATATGTGCTGCAATGGGCCTGACATGTCTGGAGAGCCTTGACAACGTCATTGAGATTAATCGTAGAAACTACAGAAGCTACATCCAGGGCCTTGCCGGACTGCCAGGACTGCATCCGGTAGTCTACGATGAGGCGGAAAAGTGCAACTTTCAGTATATCGTCTTTGAGGTGGACGAGGCCGTCGCAGGAATAAGCAGGGATAAACTGGTGGAGGTGCTGCACTCCCACAACGTCATGGCCAGGCGATACTTCTATCCGGGATGTCACCGGATGGAGCCATACCGCTCTTACTTCCCTCATTCACATCTGCTGCTGCCGAACACCGAGAGACTATCAGAGACGGTCATGTCACTGCCGAACGGAACGTCAGTAGGCGTCACTGAAGTAGGCAAAATTTGTCAGATCATTAGACGGGCAATTCTCGGAAATGTCTAA
- a CDS encoding glycosyltransferase family 4 protein — MAIVTHDLDQDAITEDGIPIVSTRRFHSAIVRVLLKFYRVLHWGEMLLVRLYKPYYRRRTGRKEPDPWEPYFVENVLKSFAAAKAAKTLRPRFVFGHEAGCYGLPSAYCKDVPSFLFPWGADVFLSAETSPVYFRLIRYALHNVDLVLPSSVTAAKHITARFGVASDKVIPVSWGADFSLFQRASAQNRRHILERFSIPSDAFVICNPRRFRPAWGCFAALDAFMALAEERADLHFVMVGGAGTEAHVESALLAIEQRGLLSRFTILQEDIPITVFADLMSIADVFVSLLGRGDMRSSSVLQAAAAGAVPVIVDNPEYQEMTRCGFMARLISSADPVKIADAVKSYLHDPDYLHATRETNYEYLQKNEDARTQMAHMLDLIQTVCLEYERGCA, encoded by the coding sequence GTGGCCATCGTCACTCACGACCTCGATCAGGATGCCATCACAGAAGATGGCATCCCCATCGTGAGCACGAGGCGGTTCCACTCCGCGATAGTAAGAGTATTGCTGAAGTTTTACCGTGTCCTGCACTGGGGCGAAATGCTCCTAGTCCGCCTTTACAAGCCCTACTACAGGCGGCGCACCGGGCGGAAGGAACCCGATCCGTGGGAACCGTATTTTGTAGAAAATGTCCTTAAATCGTTTGCCGCAGCAAAAGCAGCAAAAACACTACGGCCTCGTTTCGTCTTTGGACATGAGGCTGGCTGCTATGGATTGCCATCAGCATACTGCAAGGATGTTCCATCCTTCCTCTTTCCGTGGGGGGCCGATGTATTTCTGTCTGCGGAAACCTCGCCCGTTTATTTCAGGCTAATCCGATACGCTCTGCACAATGTGGATCTTGTGCTTCCTTCTTCAGTTACAGCTGCTAAGCACATAACTGCTAGATTCGGGGTGGCCAGCGACAAAGTTATCCCCGTCTCCTGGGGCGCGGACTTCTCTCTATTCCAAAGAGCCTCGGCACAAAATCGTAGGCATATCTTGGAGCGATTCTCCATCCCGTCCGACGCCTTTGTCATCTGCAATCCCCGTAGGTTTCGCCCTGCTTGGGGCTGTTTCGCAGCTCTGGATGCTTTTATGGCCCTGGCAGAGGAGCGGGCAGACCTCCATTTTGTCATGGTCGGTGGTGCCGGGACTGAGGCGCATGTAGAGAGTGCACTGCTGGCAATAGAGCAGAGAGGACTGCTAAGCCGGTTTACGATTCTGCAAGAAGATATCCCTATAACAGTATTTGCCGACCTTATGTCCATTGCGGATGTATTCGTATCGTTACTGGGGCGGGGTGATATGCGCTCCTCGAGTGTTTTGCAGGCTGCTGCTGCTGGAGCTGTACCAGTCATAGTAGACAATCCTGAGTATCAGGAAATGACTCGGTGTGGGTTTATGGCCCGCCTGATAAGCAGCGCAGATCCTGTGAAAATTGCCGACGCAGTGAAGTCGTATCTGCATGACCCTGACTACCTCCATGCGACGAGGGAAACGAACTACGAGTATCTGCAGAAGAATGAAGACGCTCGGACTCAGATGGCACATATGCTGGATCTAATACAGACGGTATGTCTTGAGTACGAGCGAGGATGCGCATGA
- a CDS encoding DUF362 domain-containing protein: MTSSEEKVGLAVHSSEEGNLYDVERLRTLISDCLCAWGATDAQSPFSDIVSPGMSVLLKPNWVHDQNVSGLGNDCLVTHPNLILAALQEVLKAKPSRVIIADAPIQQCDFSALVPSDLRLRIKDLADLTGCPVEVIDLRRTILRKGGYVAGQDLEVRGDDRYILFDLGKESLLDPVSTPDSRFRITCYHPDLLSLHHRPGKHEYFVAKEPFEADVVINMPKLKAHKKAGLTGAMKNLVGINGNKEFLPHHRLGGSASGGDCYAGWSLIKRMIERCYDEANRGIGTPQCAKWLKRSGQLQRVQNLIGNPEIEGGWHGNDTVWRMTLDLNRLLLYGRSDGTLSDTPLRKVYSLTDALIAGEGEGPLAPSPLVLGVLTFSDSSVFSDLVGASLMHFDYRKIPTVREAFGAFRYPLVTHAPEDCRVLFEGEEITLHDVARWFGKDFHPSAGWRGHIEMTGDAE; encoded by the coding sequence ATGACTAGTTCAGAAGAGAAAGTCGGGCTCGCAGTACACAGCAGTGAAGAAGGGAACCTGTACGACGTTGAAAGACTCAGAACCCTCATCTCCGACTGCCTCTGTGCCTGGGGTGCGACAGATGCGCAATCCCCTTTTTCAGACATTGTTTCACCCGGGATGTCTGTTCTGTTGAAACCAAACTGGGTCCACGACCAAAATGTTAGCGGGCTTGGCAACGACTGCCTCGTGACGCACCCCAATCTCATCTTGGCTGCACTTCAGGAAGTCCTGAAAGCAAAACCGAGCAGAGTCATCATTGCGGATGCTCCAATACAACAGTGCGACTTTTCCGCGCTCGTCCCTTCCGACTTGCGCCTTCGAATAAAAGATTTGGCAGATCTGACGGGGTGTCCTGTCGAGGTCATAGATTTGAGACGCACCATTCTCCGCAAAGGGGGATATGTTGCGGGGCAGGATCTGGAAGTTCGCGGTGATGATCGTTATATTCTGTTCGACTTGGGAAAGGAAAGCCTGCTAGACCCTGTTTCAACTCCCGATAGCCGCTTCCGGATCACGTGTTATCACCCGGACCTGCTTTCCCTGCACCACAGGCCGGGAAAGCACGAATACTTCGTCGCCAAAGAACCATTTGAAGCAGACGTTGTCATTAACATGCCGAAGCTTAAGGCTCACAAGAAAGCTGGTCTCACCGGGGCGATGAAAAACCTCGTTGGCATCAATGGAAACAAAGAGTTCCTGCCGCACCACAGGCTCGGAGGGAGTGCAAGTGGTGGCGATTGTTATGCCGGGTGGTCCTTGATCAAAAGGATGATCGAGCGTTGCTATGATGAGGCAAATCGGGGAATTGGAACCCCCCAGTGTGCAAAATGGCTCAAGCGATCAGGGCAACTTCAGCGGGTTCAGAATCTTATCGGAAATCCAGAAATCGAGGGCGGGTGGCATGGAAACGACACGGTCTGGAGAATGACCCTGGACCTCAATCGCCTGTTGCTTTATGGCCGCAGCGACGGGACTCTCTCTGACACGCCTCTGCGAAAGGTGTACTCATTGACAGACGCCTTGATTGCCGGCGAAGGCGAGGGGCCACTCGCGCCGTCTCCCCTCGTGCTCGGAGTCCTTACTTTCTCTGATTCCTCCGTCTTTTCCGACTTGGTAGGCGCTAGTCTTATGCACTTCGACTACCGGAAGATCCCCACCGTTCGTGAAGCTTTTGGAGCATTCAGATATCCCTTGGTAACGCATGCACCTGAAGACTGCCGTGTGCTGTTTGAGGGGGAAGAGATAACGCTGCATGACGTGGCACGATGGTTCGGTAAAGATTTCCACCCTTCCGCTGGCTGGCGAGGGCACATCGAGATGACTGGAGACGCGGAATGA
- a CDS encoding ATP-grasp domain-containing protein: MRIGIHPDHMWGSSYSDRWIEFLMAKNVEIVDLDLLAPDFLEQAHKCDGIMWRWFHTQDHKQSAKMILYTIDKYLGIPVFPSEEMSWHFDDKVAQYYLLKTLDAPQPDASVFWDIEAAISWARSAIYPTVFKLAAGAGASNVLKVDSSAHAVQLIRKMFCEGIFPMTMNEYRGPVLPRTRREAKARVRRVADALRYARTGDFPRLPEFWWKPEKGYVYFQEFLPGNAFDTRVTVIGDRAFAFRRMNRPNDFRASGSGNIDWAPGEIDPACLNIAFEVSERAGFQTMAYDFLYKAGKPVICEISYTFVDTAVFNCPGHWDRQLNWHEGHMWPEEAQVEDFLAVVARAGRG, from the coding sequence ATGAGGATAGGTATCCATCCAGATCACATGTGGGGTTCAAGCTACTCGGACAGGTGGATTGAGTTCCTGATGGCAAAGAACGTGGAGATCGTTGACCTTGATTTGCTGGCGCCAGATTTTTTGGAGCAGGCTCATAAGTGCGACGGCATTATGTGGCGCTGGTTTCACACCCAGGATCACAAGCAGTCTGCAAAGATGATCCTCTACACCATCGACAAGTACCTCGGCATCCCCGTCTTTCCGTCGGAGGAGATGTCCTGGCACTTCGACGATAAAGTGGCTCAATACTACCTCCTGAAAACGCTTGATGCCCCACAACCGGACGCGTCAGTATTCTGGGACATAGAGGCTGCAATCAGTTGGGCCCGCAGCGCTATTTACCCGACAGTATTCAAACTCGCGGCTGGTGCGGGGGCCTCAAACGTGCTGAAAGTAGATAGTTCTGCCCACGCGGTGCAACTGATCCGGAAGATGTTCTGTGAAGGAATCTTCCCAATGACCATGAATGAGTACCGTGGACCTGTTCTGCCAAGAACACGGCGGGAGGCCAAGGCGAGGGTGCGGAGGGTCGCAGACGCTCTCCGATACGCCCGAACGGGCGATTTCCCACGATTGCCCGAGTTCTGGTGGAAACCCGAGAAGGGCTATGTCTACTTTCAGGAGTTTCTCCCCGGAAATGCCTTCGATACGCGCGTGACGGTCATAGGAGATCGCGCCTTCGCGTTTCGGCGCATGAACCGCCCCAACGACTTCCGCGCCTCGGGGAGCGGAAACATCGACTGGGCCCCCGGTGAAATCGACCCGGCGTGCTTAAATATTGCCTTCGAGGTCTCAGAGAGAGCTGGGTTCCAGACGATGGCATACGATTTCCTGTACAAGGCGGGGAAGCCTGTAATCTGCGAGATCAGCTACACCTTTGTCGATACTGCAGTTTTCAACTGTCCCGGGCACTGGGACAGGCAACTGAACTGGCACGAGGGGCATATGTGGCCGGAAGAAGCGCAGGTCGAAGATTTCCTGGCGGTGGTAGCGCGAGCGGGTCGGGGGTGA
- a CDS encoding glycosyltransferase family 4 protein encodes MTSILDKRVVVYLPSLEMGGSERQGLRLAAYLQRECGAKVEVWGVAGEGLGTVFCDKEGIPWRIVPVPWQTSPLKRLRTVRTLKETLSLAKPDILLPFTVTPSFICGLLWEKVGASLSIWNQRDTLGHTPGFFWQQAAVRKTPLFVSNSGHGAKYLTDFLGAPREKIRVVHNGIQLDAPLRTRAEWRFELQASKDQFVAVMVANLHADKDHATVLRAWKKVLGRVPGTSPVFVMAGYHGNRYEELRQLSRDLHIEEHVRFLGQVTDVPGLLAASDLGIMSSKSEGSPNSLLECMAAGLPIVGSAVPGIEEAVGQGGRFLFPVGDAEALSRLVVDFMADPQLRQAAGEENRRRIGEAFSPNAMCRQMVSVIEEGLTAP; translated from the coding sequence GTGACTTCTATTCTTGACAAAAGAGTTGTCGTTTATCTCCCCAGTCTTGAAATGGGCGGCTCGGAGCGTCAAGGACTGCGCCTTGCGGCCTATCTCCAGAGGGAATGTGGTGCAAAGGTCGAGGTGTGGGGGGTAGCGGGAGAAGGTCTCGGCACAGTTTTTTGCGACAAGGAAGGCATCCCCTGGCGCATTGTTCCTGTCCCCTGGCAAACGAGCCCGCTGAAGCGGTTGAGGACGGTGCGAACCCTCAAGGAAACGCTCTCGCTGGCGAAACCTGACATCCTCCTCCCCTTTACCGTAACGCCAAGCTTCATCTGCGGCCTCCTCTGGGAAAAGGTTGGTGCCTCTCTTTCAATTTGGAACCAGCGTGACACTCTGGGGCACACCCCGGGGTTCTTCTGGCAGCAGGCGGCAGTCCGCAAGACTCCGCTGTTCGTATCCAATTCCGGTCATGGAGCAAAGTATCTCACTGATTTTTTAGGTGCACCCCGGGAAAAGATCCGTGTCGTGCACAACGGAATACAGCTGGATGCTCCTCTCCGGACGAGAGCGGAGTGGAGATTTGAGCTGCAGGCTTCGAAAGATCAGTTTGTCGCGGTGATGGTGGCGAACCTCCACGCAGACAAGGACCACGCCACTGTGTTGCGCGCCTGGAAGAAGGTGTTGGGAAGAGTGCCCGGGACATCCCCTGTCTTCGTGATGGCGGGATACCACGGGAACCGCTATGAAGAGCTGCGGCAGCTTTCTCGCGATCTCCACATCGAGGAGCATGTCCGTTTTCTCGGTCAGGTCACGGACGTCCCCGGCCTCCTCGCCGCCAGCGATCTGGGCATTATGAGCTCCAAGTCGGAAGGATCTCCCAATTCTCTTCTGGAATGCATGGCAGCGGGACTACCGATCGTCGGCAGCGCTGTCCCGGGGATTGAAGAGGCCGTCGGACAAGGGGGTAGATTTCTGTTTCCAGTAGGTGATGCGGAGGCACTCTCCCGACTCGTCGTCGATTTTATGGCGGATCCTCAGTTACGCCAGGCAGCGGGCGAGGAGAACCGCAGGCGGATCGGAGAGGCTTTCTCACCCAATGCTATGTGCCGCCAAATGGTCTCTGTTATCGAGGAAGGGCTCACCGCGCCATGA
- a CDS encoding glycosyltransferase family 4 protein has product MKILHTVEFYHPSVGGMQEVVKQLSERLVRLGHEVTVATTSLAGRTEKVVNGVRIEEFAVAGKLALGITGDVERYRTFVRESRFDVVTNFAAQQWTTDAMITMLDQIDAKKVFVPTGFSELSHPRFQSYFAGMRQWLTQYDMNVFLSNDYRDIDFARDCGVTRIRLIPNGASEDEFLPPSKIDIRTELGIPRDHFLILHVGSHTGLKGHAEAMRIFAHARIRNATLLVAANDFGGGCATACKLKRRFFNAWPPRRQDGKRIIVTSLPRQETVAAYQAADAFLFPSNIECSPLVLFECMASSTPFLTTDVGNAREIVEWSGGGRVLPTTKDRKGRSHAEIAGSVAMLEELYRDGTQRGRMAQAGFAAWQERFTWGNIAREYEKLYMNLLKG; this is encoded by the coding sequence ATGAAAATTCTGCACACTGTGGAGTTCTACCACCCCTCCGTGGGGGGGATGCAGGAGGTCGTTAAGCAGCTCTCCGAGCGCTTGGTCCGCCTCGGCCACGAGGTGACAGTGGCGACCACGAGCCTCGCTGGTCGCACCGAGAAGGTGGTGAACGGTGTACGCATAGAGGAGTTCGCGGTCGCGGGGAAGCTTGCGCTGGGAATCACCGGCGATGTGGAGCGGTACCGCACCTTTGTTCGCGAGAGCCGGTTCGATGTGGTAACCAACTTTGCCGCGCAGCAGTGGACGACGGACGCAATGATCACCATGCTGGATCAGATCGACGCAAAAAAGGTCTTTGTCCCGACAGGTTTCTCCGAGTTGAGTCACCCTCGGTTCCAGTCGTACTTCGCTGGCATGCGGCAGTGGCTGACACAGTACGACATGAACGTCTTTCTCTCCAACGACTACAGGGATATCGACTTTGCCCGCGACTGTGGGGTCACACGGATCAGGCTCATCCCCAACGGCGCATCCGAGGATGAGTTCCTCCCGCCGTCAAAGATCGACATTCGCACAGAGCTGGGAATTCCGCGCGACCACTTCCTGATCCTGCACGTCGGCTCTCACACTGGTCTCAAGGGGCATGCCGAGGCGATGAGAATTTTCGCCCACGCCAGGATCAGGAATGCGACGCTTCTCGTTGCCGCCAACGATTTTGGCGGCGGGTGCGCCACCGCCTGCAAGCTGAAGCGCAGGTTCTTCAATGCCTGGCCGCCACGGCGCCAGGACGGGAAGCGGATCATCGTGACTTCGCTGCCGCGCCAGGAGACGGTGGCTGCCTATCAGGCAGCCGATGCGTTCCTGTTCCCTTCGAACATAGAATGCTCACCGCTGGTGCTCTTCGAATGCATGGCCTCTAGTACCCCCTTTCTCACCACAGATGTCGGGAACGCCCGCGAGATCGTGGAGTGGTCTGGTGGGGGGCGGGTGCTGCCGACGACGAAGGACCGGAAGGGACGCTCCCACGCCGAGATCGCAGGCTCCGTCGCGATGCTTGAAGAACTCTACCGTGACGGCACGCAGCGGGGCCGCATGGCGCAGGCGGGATTTGCTGCCTGGCAGGAGCGATTCACCTGGGGGAATATCGCCCGGGAATACGAGAAGCTCTATATGAACCTTTTGAAAGGGTAG
- a CDS encoding alpha-1,2-fucosyltransferase → MVIVRLSGGLGNQMFQYAAGRSLAILNDAPLKLDLGWFQKIPAGDTKRHYELHVFNTVQEAASPKEVRALQGVNVTRWPKVAKRFLARTGLLIRKSSVRERHFHFDPQILELRGNLHLDGYWQSPRYFEQFEDVIRKDFTLLPSPDAANLVAATAIEGCTSVSLHVRRGDYVSNPAIGNIHGSSSLEYYAQAVQTMLERVPQAHFFVFSDEPQWVKDNLKIAAPTTYLHHNGPDKGYEDLRLMTRCKHHIIANSSFSWWGAWLADAPGQFVIAPKRWFNRNDVCTDDLCPPEWLRL, encoded by the coding sequence ATGGTCATCGTCAGGCTGAGCGGCGGGCTCGGCAACCAGATGTTTCAGTATGCGGCGGGACGGAGCCTTGCCATTCTTAACGACGCGCCGTTGAAGCTGGACCTCGGGTGGTTCCAGAAGATCCCCGCCGGGGACACGAAGCGTCATTACGAGTTGCACGTCTTCAACACTGTGCAGGAGGCGGCTTCCCCCAAAGAGGTCCGGGCGCTGCAGGGAGTGAATGTAACCCGCTGGCCGAAGGTGGCGAAGCGCTTTCTGGCGCGTACAGGGCTCCTTATAAGGAAGTCGTCGGTACGGGAGCGTCATTTTCATTTCGATCCGCAGATACTGGAGTTGCGCGGCAATCTGCACCTCGACGGGTACTGGCAGAGTCCCCGGTATTTCGAGCAGTTCGAGGACGTGATCCGCAAGGACTTCACTCTCCTGCCTTCCCCCGATGCCGCGAACCTCGTAGCCGCCACAGCGATCGAGGGGTGCACCAGCGTCAGCCTCCACGTACGTCGCGGCGACTACGTCTCGAACCCCGCCATCGGCAATATCCACGGTAGCAGCAGCCTCGAGTACTACGCACAGGCAGTGCAGACGATGCTGGAGCGGGTGCCGCAGGCCCATTTCTTCGTCTTCTCCGATGAACCGCAGTGGGTGAAGGACAACCTGAAGATCGCCGCCCCCACCACATATCTTCACCACAATGGCCCCGATAAGGGTTACGAGGACCTGAGGCTAATGACCCGATGCAAGCACCACATCATCGCCAACAGCTCCTTCAGCTGGTGGGGGGCGTGGCTGGCGGACGCCCCTGGGCAGTTCGTGATCGCGCCGAAGAGGTGGTTCAACCGCAACGACGTCTGCACCGACGATTTGTGCCCGCCGGAGTGGCTGCGGCTATGA